In Cotesia glomerata isolate CgM1 linkage group LG3, MPM_Cglom_v2.3, whole genome shotgun sequence, one genomic interval encodes:
- the LOC123261028 gene encoding CD151 antigen-like yields MAKGSERLPGSSTRIRTRDDGCCSVNFLKYVLHIYNVVLFLSGLVVGGIGIWTVIAKHSYISLMATSTYPILAYALIVAGALAVIGSWLGCGGVSSENRCVLLIYIFVVMAVLGLEAGVGILARLHEEQVGPELKDTLNRTFLEYYSVSSRETAAIDRMQIEFRCCGARRFEDWLASEWFKDEQVQRDGSLVPDSCCKTPTLLCGRRDHPSNIQYTGCIYKFLETTKEHLIILGAVGLGLSVLEVFGIILGSCLYIKLRHDFDD; encoded by the exons ATGGCTAAAGGCTCGGAAAGATTACCTGGTAGTTCAACCAGAATTCGAACTCGCGACGATGGCTGTTGCTccgtcaattttttaaaatatgttcTCCACATATATAATGTCGTTCTATTT CTTTCTGGACTAGTAGTTGGTGGAATAGGAATATGGACGGTAATTGCCAAACACAGTTACATATCATTGATGGCAACATCAACGTATCCAATCCTTGCATATGCTCTTATTGTCGCTGGAGCCTTAGCAGTAATTGGCAGTTGGCTCGGTTGTGGCGGCGTGTCATCTGAAAATCGATGCGTCTTACTAATA TACATTTTCGTGGTGATGGCTGTCCTAGGGTTAGAAGCAGGAGTTGGCATATTGGCTAGATTGCACGAAGAGCAAGTCGGCCCGGAGCTAAAGGATACTCTGAACCGCACTTTCCTGGAATATTACTCTGTGAGTTCTCGAGAAACCGCAGCAATTGACAGAATGCAGATTGAA TTCAGATGCTGTGGAGCAAGAAGATTCGAGGATTGGTTAGCGAGCGAATGGTTCAAAGATGAACAAGTACAGCGTGATGGAAGTTTAGTACCTGATAGTTGTTGCAAAACACCCACACTACTCTGTGGAAGACGAGATCATCCATCTAATATTCAATACACG gGATGCATATACAAGTTTTTGGAGACGACAAAGGAACACCTGATTATCTTGGGAGCTGTCGGTCTCGGATTATCTGTTCTTGAAGTCTTCGGAATAATTCTTGGTTCCTGCCTTTATATAAAGTTACGGCATGATTTTGATGACTGA